The following are encoded together in the Streptomyces sp. NBC_00358 genome:
- a CDS encoding GGDEF domain-containing protein — protein MGEDSRLRAVVTLAQGMAAAHTPRESWRAAALGACHALAGSFAALSVWERELGRLRVLANVGDRAPDEDEFPDGEAYPVHQFPEITEFLHERWAGGGEPNAWVETADGPAAGPAGYCHQRVAALRRRGRGCCVVAPIVLHGRAWGELYVARPAGVPVFDRADADFATVLASVVAAGIAQTERLEEARRLAYTDALTGLANRRAVDVRLDEAIERHKENGAVVSLVVCDLNGLKRVNDTRGHAVGDRLLERFGSVLSLCGAMLPGTLAARLGGDEFCLLAVGPTADEVVRIADELCCRAAELEFGEGVACGVASTEDPIGPVRSARRLFRLADAAQYRAKAVRAAKPVVAGREGPDDPVVRLADAPAPTAGERRRFRGRHDRPPT, from the coding sequence ATGGGCGAGGACAGTCGGCTGAGGGCCGTGGTGACGCTGGCGCAGGGGATGGCGGCGGCGCACACCCCGCGGGAGTCGTGGCGGGCCGCGGCGCTCGGCGCGTGTCACGCGCTGGCCGGGAGTTTCGCCGCGCTCTCCGTGTGGGAGCGCGAGCTCGGCCGGCTGCGGGTGCTCGCCAACGTGGGCGACCGTGCTCCGGACGAGGACGAGTTCCCGGACGGTGAGGCCTATCCGGTCCACCAGTTCCCGGAGATCACCGAGTTCCTGCACGAACGGTGGGCGGGTGGCGGCGAGCCCAACGCCTGGGTCGAGACCGCCGACGGCCCGGCGGCCGGACCCGCCGGGTACTGCCACCAGCGCGTCGCCGCACTGCGCAGACGCGGGCGGGGCTGCTGCGTCGTCGCGCCGATCGTGCTGCACGGCCGGGCCTGGGGCGAGCTCTATGTGGCCCGTCCGGCCGGTGTCCCCGTCTTCGACCGGGCCGACGCCGACTTCGCGACCGTCCTCGCCTCCGTCGTCGCCGCCGGGATCGCCCAGACCGAGCGCTTGGAGGAGGCCCGGCGCCTCGCCTACACCGACGCCCTGACCGGACTCGCCAACCGCCGCGCCGTGGACGTACGTCTCGACGAGGCGATCGAGCGGCACAAGGAGAACGGGGCGGTGGTCAGCCTCGTCGTCTGCGACCTCAACGGGCTCAAGCGCGTCAACGACACCCGGGGGCACGCCGTCGGCGACCGGCTCCTCGAACGGTTCGGATCGGTGCTCTCGCTGTGCGGGGCGATGCTCCCGGGCACCCTCGCCGCGCGGCTCGGCGGCGACGAGTTCTGTCTGCTGGCGGTGGGCCCGACGGCGGACGAGGTGGTCCGTATCGCCGACGAACTCTGCTGCCGCGCCGCCGAGTTGGAGTTCGGAGAGGGGGTGGCGTGCGGGGTCGCCTCGACCGAGGACCCGATCGGACCCGTACGGTCGGCGCGCCGGCTGTTCCGGCTGGCGGACGCGGCCCAGTACCGCGCGAAGGCCGTCCGGGCCGCGAAGCCCGTGGTCGCCGGGCGCGAGGGCCCCGACGATCCCGTCGTCCGCCTCGCGGACGCGCCCGCACCCACGGCGGGCGAGCGCCGCAGGTTCCGCGGGCGGCACGACCGGCCCCCTACGTGA
- a CDS encoding biotin--[acetyl-CoA-carboxylase] ligase, translating into MTPRDAADANDNRWSDLDRPPLNGAALRRALVAPDDSLWCDVEVVQRTGSTNTDLVGIVNSERGADEGAVLVAEEQNAGRGRLDRQWTAPARSGLFFSVVLKPTGVPVQRWGWLPLLTGVAVATALSRSAGVDTALKWPNDLLVTVDGEERKTGGILAERAGTDAVVVGIGINVSLRADELPVPGAGSLALAGAVSTDRDTVLRAVLRSLEQWYGRWRDAAGDPVASGLQETYAAGCATLGRTVRAELPGGRSIVGEAVAVDGDGRLVIATQDGVQEPVGAGDVVHLRAV; encoded by the coding sequence ATGACGCCGCGAGATGCAGCAGACGCGAACGACAATCGGTGGTCCGACCTGGACCGTCCGCCCCTGAACGGGGCCGCCCTGCGACGGGCACTGGTCGCACCGGACGACAGCCTCTGGTGCGACGTCGAGGTGGTGCAGCGCACCGGGTCGACCAACACCGATCTGGTCGGCATCGTCAACAGCGAACGGGGGGCCGACGAGGGTGCCGTCCTCGTCGCCGAGGAACAGAACGCCGGGCGCGGCCGGCTGGACCGCCAGTGGACGGCACCGGCCCGCTCCGGCCTCTTCTTCTCCGTCGTCCTGAAGCCCACCGGCGTTCCCGTCCAACGCTGGGGCTGGCTGCCGCTGCTCACCGGGGTCGCCGTCGCGACGGCGCTCTCGCGCTCCGCCGGGGTCGACACGGCACTCAAATGGCCCAACGACCTGCTGGTCACCGTGGACGGCGAGGAACGCAAGACCGGCGGCATCCTCGCCGAGCGGGCGGGCACCGACGCGGTCGTGGTCGGTATCGGCATCAACGTCTCGCTACGTGCCGACGAGCTGCCCGTACCCGGCGCCGGATCACTGGCCCTGGCGGGCGCGGTGTCCACGGACCGTGACACCGTGCTGCGGGCCGTGTTGCGCTCACTCGAACAGTGGTACGGGCGCTGGCGCGACGCGGCCGGCGATCCCGTCGCGTCCGGTCTCCAGGAGACGTACGCGGCCGGGTGCGCGACGCTCGGGCGCACGGTGCGGGCGGAACTGCCCGGAGGCCGGTCGATCGTCGGGGAGGCGGTGGCCGTGGACGGCGACGGGCGGCTCGTCATCGCGACGCAGGACGGCGTGCAGGAGCCGGTGGGGGCCGGGGACGTGGTGCATCTGCGAGCGGTCTGA
- a CDS encoding cold-shock protein: MATGTVKWFNSEKGFGFIEQDGGGPDVFAHYSNIASSGFRELVEGQKVSFEVTQGQKGLQAENILPA, encoded by the coding sequence ATGGCTACTGGCACCGTGAAGTGGTTCAACTCGGAAAAGGGCTTCGGCTTCATCGAGCAGGACGGCGGCGGCCCCGACGTCTTCGCCCACTACTCGAACATCGCCAGCTCCGGCTTCCGTGAGCTCGTCGAGGGCCAGAAGGTCTCCTTCGAGGTCACGCAGGGCCAGAAGGGCCTGCAGGCGGAGAACATCCTCCCCGCCTAG
- a CDS encoding adenylate/guanylate cyclase domain-containing protein — translation MDPQAEPDSDDDPLALRLEGLILGAERRYTPFQAARSAGVSMELASRFWRAMGFADIGQAKALTEADVLALRRLAGLVEAGLLSEAMAVQVARSTGQTTARLAEWQIDSFLEGLTEPPEPGMTRTEVTYPLMELLLPELEEFLVYVWRRQLAAATGRVVQAADDDEMVDRRLAVGFADLVGFTRLTRRMEEEELGELVEAFETTAADLVAAHGGRLIKTLGDEVLYSADDAGVAAEIALRLIETMANDETMPELRVGIAFGTVTTRMGDVFGTTVNLASRLTSIAPRDAVLVDGAFAEELTRTGDAPASEAEAAEAAAAAEKEGEEPPSYRFALQPMWQRPVRGLGVIEPWLLARRADDT, via the coding sequence GTGGACCCGCAGGCCGAACCGGACTCCGACGACGACCCGCTCGCGCTGCGCCTGGAGGGGCTCATCCTCGGCGCCGAGCGGCGCTACACCCCGTTCCAGGCCGCCCGCAGCGCGGGCGTCTCCATGGAGCTGGCCTCCCGCTTCTGGCGGGCGATGGGCTTCGCGGACATCGGCCAGGCGAAGGCGCTGACCGAGGCGGACGTACTGGCGCTGCGCCGCCTCGCCGGTCTCGTCGAGGCGGGCCTGCTGAGCGAGGCCATGGCCGTCCAGGTCGCCCGGTCCACCGGGCAGACCACCGCCCGTCTGGCCGAGTGGCAGATCGATTCCTTCCTGGAGGGCCTGACCGAGCCCCCGGAACCGGGGATGACCCGCACCGAGGTGACGTACCCCCTGATGGAACTGCTCCTGCCCGAACTGGAGGAGTTCCTCGTCTACGTCTGGCGCCGCCAGCTCGCCGCCGCCACCGGCCGGGTCGTGCAGGCCGCTGACGACGACGAGATGGTCGACCGCCGGCTCGCCGTGGGCTTCGCCGACCTGGTCGGCTTCACCCGGCTGACCCGCCGCATGGAGGAAGAGGAGCTCGGCGAACTCGTCGAGGCCTTCGAGACCACCGCGGCGGACCTGGTGGCGGCCCACGGGGGTCGGCTCATCAAGACCCTGGGCGACGAGGTGCTCTACTCCGCGGACGACGCCGGTGTCGCCGCCGAGATCGCGCTGCGGCTCATCGAGACGATGGCGAACGACGAGACGATGCCCGAGCTGCGCGTAGGCATCGCCTTCGGCACGGTCACCACCCGGATGGGCGATGTGTTCGGTACGACCGTGAACCTGGCGAGCCGTCTCACGTCGATAGCGCCGCGCGACGCCGTGCTCGTCGACGGCGCCTTCGCGGAGGAGCTGACCCGCACCGGCGACGCCCCCGCCTCCGAGGCGGAAGCCGCCGAGGCCGCGGCGGCGGCGGAGAAGGAGGGCGAGGAACCCCCCTCGTACCGTTTCGCGCTCCAGCCGATGTGGCAGCGGCCCGTCCGTGGACTCGGTGTCATCGAACCGTGGCTGCTGGCCCGCCGGGCCGACGACACGTAG
- the hutH gene encoding histidine ammonia-lyase, giving the protein MHTVVVGTSGVTASDVLAVAREGARIELSAEAVAALAAAREIVDALAAKPEPVYGVSTGFGALASRHISPELRAQLQRNIVRSHAAGMGPHVEREVVRALMFLRLKTVCSGHTGVRPEVAQTMADILNAGITPVVHEYGSLGCSGDLAPLSHCALTLMGEGDAEGPDGVVRPAGELLAAHGIAPVELREKEGLALLNGTDGMLGMLVMALADLETLYKSADVTAALSLEALLGTDKVLAPELHAIRPHPGQGASAANMLAVLKGSELTGHHQDGAPRVQDAYSVRCAPQVAGAGRDTLAHARTVAERELASAVDNPVVLPDGRVESNGNFHGAPVAYVLDFLAIAAADLGSIAERRTDRLLDKNRSHGLPPFLADDAGVDSGLMIAQYTQAALVSEMKRLAVPASADSIPSSAMQEDHVSMGWSAARKLRTAVDNLTRIVAIELYAATRAIELREGLTPAPASQAVIGAVRAAGVQGPGPDRFLAPDLAAADAFVRAGGVVAAVEPVTGPLA; this is encoded by the coding sequence ATGCACACTGTGGTGGTGGGGACGTCCGGAGTGACCGCGTCCGACGTTCTCGCCGTGGCGCGCGAAGGCGCCCGGATCGAGCTCTCCGCCGAGGCGGTGGCGGCCCTCGCCGCCGCCCGCGAGATCGTGGACGCGCTGGCCGCGAAGCCGGAGCCCGTCTACGGCGTCTCCACCGGCTTCGGCGCCCTGGCGAGCCGGCACATCAGTCCGGAACTGCGCGCCCAACTGCAGCGCAACATCGTCCGCTCGCACGCCGCCGGGATGGGCCCGCACGTCGAGCGCGAGGTCGTCCGCGCGCTGATGTTCCTGCGGCTCAAGACCGTCTGCTCCGGCCACACCGGCGTACGGCCCGAGGTCGCGCAGACCATGGCGGACATCCTGAACGCGGGCATCACCCCGGTCGTCCACGAGTACGGCTCGCTCGGCTGCTCCGGCGACCTGGCGCCGCTGTCCCACTGCGCCCTGACCCTGATGGGCGAGGGCGACGCCGAGGGCCCCGACGGTGTCGTCCGGCCGGCCGGTGAACTCCTCGCCGCCCACGGCATCGCCCCCGTCGAGCTGCGCGAGAAGGAGGGCCTCGCCCTCCTCAACGGCACCGACGGCATGCTCGGCATGCTGGTCATGGCCCTCGCCGACCTGGAGACGCTCTACAAGTCGGCCGACGTCACCGCCGCGCTCTCCCTCGAAGCGCTGCTCGGCACGGACAAGGTCCTCGCCCCCGAGCTGCACGCCATCCGCCCGCACCCCGGCCAGGGTGCCAGCGCCGCCAACATGCTGGCCGTACTGAAGGGTTCGGAGCTCACCGGACACCACCAGGACGGTGCCCCGCGCGTCCAGGACGCCTACTCCGTGCGCTGCGCCCCGCAGGTCGCCGGCGCGGGCCGGGACACCCTCGCGCACGCCCGTACGGTCGCCGAGCGCGAGCTGGCCTCCGCCGTCGACAACCCGGTCGTGCTGCCCGACGGCCGCGTCGAGTCGAACGGCAACTTCCACGGCGCCCCGGTCGCCTACGTCCTCGACTTCCTCGCCATCGCCGCCGCCGACCTCGGCTCGATCGCCGAGCGCCGTACCGACCGGCTGCTCGACAAGAACCGCTCGCACGGCCTGCCGCCGTTCCTCGCGGACGACGCCGGCGTCGACTCGGGTCTGATGATCGCCCAGTACACGCAGGCCGCACTGGTCAGCGAGATGAAGCGGCTGGCCGTACCGGCGTCCGCGGACTCCATCCCCTCCTCCGCCATGCAGGAGGACCACGTCTCCATGGGCTGGTCGGCCGCGCGCAAGCTGCGCACCGCCGTGGACAACCTGACCCGCATCGTGGCGATCGAGCTGTACGCGGCCACGCGCGCGATCGAGCTGCGCGAGGGTCTGACCCCCGCCCCCGCGTCGCAGGCGGTCATCGGGGCCGTCCGCGCGGCCGGCGTTCAGGGCCCCGGCCCCGACCGCTTCCTCGCCCCCGACCTGGCCGCGGCGGACGCGTTCGTGCGCGCGGGCGGCGTGGTGGCAGCGGTGGAGCCGGTGACCGGTCCGCTCGCCTAG
- a CDS encoding enoyl-CoA hydratase/isomerase family protein, which yields MAQQGAERAAEQGSGQGAEQGTAPGERRFGEFVAVRRHGYVAELVLDRPKAMNAVSTDMARSIAGACDALAADRDVRVVVLTSTHERAFCVGADLKERNSFTDAELMRQRPVARAAYTGVLELPMPTVAAVHGFALGGGFELALSCDLIVADRTAVVGLPEVSVGVIPGGGGTQLLPRRVGAARAAELIFSARRLEAPEARELGLVDELVEAGRDRTEALALAARIAANSPVGLRAAKRALRLGHGLDLRAGLDVEDAAWRSVAFSGDRAEGVAAFNEKRKPEWPGE from the coding sequence ATGGCGCAGCAAGGGGCGGAGCGAGCCGCGGAGCAGGGGTCCGGGCAGGGGGCGGAACAGGGGACGGCGCCCGGCGAGCGGAGGTTCGGCGAGTTCGTCGCCGTACGGCGGCACGGTTACGTGGCCGAGCTCGTCCTCGACCGGCCCAAGGCCATGAACGCCGTGTCCACGGACATGGCGCGTTCGATCGCCGGTGCCTGCGACGCCCTCGCCGCCGACCGGGACGTACGCGTGGTCGTGCTCACCTCCACGCACGAGCGGGCCTTCTGCGTCGGCGCCGACCTGAAGGAGCGCAACTCCTTCACCGACGCCGAGCTGATGCGCCAGCGGCCGGTCGCCCGGGCCGCGTACACCGGTGTCCTGGAACTGCCGATGCCGACCGTCGCCGCCGTTCACGGCTTCGCGCTGGGCGGTGGGTTCGAACTGGCGCTGTCCTGCGACCTGATCGTGGCCGACCGTACGGCGGTCGTCGGACTGCCCGAGGTGTCCGTCGGTGTCATTCCCGGAGGCGGCGGAACCCAGTTGCTGCCCCGCCGGGTCGGTGCCGCGCGCGCGGCCGAGCTCATCTTCTCGGCGCGCCGTCTGGAGGCGCCCGAGGCGCGGGAGTTGGGGCTGGTGGACGAGCTGGTGGAGGCGGGGCGGGACCGGACGGAGGCGCTCGCGCTCGCCGCCCGCATCGCCGCGAACTCCCCGGTCGGACTGCGTGCCGCCAAGCGCGCCCTGCGCCTCGGCCATGGACTCGACCTGCGTGCCGGCCTGGATGTCGAGGACGCGGCCTGGCGGTCCGTCGCCTTCTCCGGGGACCGCGCCGAGGGAGTCGCCGCGTTCAACGAGAAGCGCAAGCCGGAGTGGCCGGGGGAGTAG